One region of Eupeodes corollae chromosome 1, idEupCoro1.1, whole genome shotgun sequence genomic DNA includes:
- the LOC129939759 gene encoding uncharacterized protein LOC129939759, giving the protein MDFTSLSATRIEARAYPYEGSDVELREFQGKQRKLKGSQQASREVFEALLATVEGDVGELSDNLINANVTFGELASLTDKDLELIGCKDDKQRQSLLEFFKLMPKQERSYTQIKDSKEAQLYNDTILKRTSSHLEAMRSALAAANYKLKIIPSEDVVVGEKNFASRFVLDALDELQRVTNEIDFQLNELDKQTKSDSVNSMKSRLTSKTFGVLLSTALIASFGFFVWKTVRNK; this is encoded by the exons TGTTGAGCTACGAGAGTTCCAAGGCAAACAAAGAAAACTCAAAGGTAGCCAGCAGGCATCGCGGGAAGTGTTTGAAGCTCTATTAGCCACTGTTGAAGGAGACGTAGGCGAACTTAGTGATAACCTTATTAACGCCAATGTAACTTTTGGAGAACTAGCATCATTAACCGACAAAGACCTAGAACTTATTGGGTGTAAGGATGACAAACAACGTCAGTCACTATTGGAATTCTTCAAATTAATGCCTAAGCAAGAACGTTCCTATACACA AATTAAAGACTCTAAAGAAGCACAATTGTACAATGATACCATACTTAAGAGAACTTCATCTCATTTAGAGGCGATGCGATCAGCTTTGGCTGCTGctaattataaacttaaaatcatTCCATCCGAAGATGTTGTAGTTGGGGAGAAGAATTTCGCGAGTCGTTTCGTATTGGATGCTTTAGATGAACTGCAGCGTGTCACtaatgaaattgattttcaactcaatgaACTTGATAAG CAAACAAAATCGGATTCTGTTAATAGCATGAAAAGTCGACTGACATCAAAAACCTTTGGTGTTTTGCTTTCAACTGCATTGATTGCCTCATTCGGATTTTTTGTCTGGAAGACAGTCAGAAACAAATAA